In a single window of the Rhopalosiphum padi isolate XX-2018 chromosome 1, ASM2088224v1, whole genome shotgun sequence genome:
- the LOC132919471 gene encoding golgin subfamily A member 6-like protein 24 isoform X1: protein MDLRWILIIALLSVRDTFCETFASVPSASIAPSEVDCQPYVEKAIKELVTPEPIGSTGRDQNIQNESPTSGSTPNDDVTGSSSQDGNSPDDSGQSTPPEPEKFEKEEETTRNEVNLNESVSAINEIENHDNGIIEAEEISTNETTENNQAHKVEEEDSEIEIVNEEEENLENNSLNVVENEVIEPKEEIVPIILDKDVVNNNVEIIIDIEDIKINNANKIVEPSVTKIQVQETIETTNANIKTETPKQLFKGTKKRNPKYWKFDPDDEPENTVPIVKPKPKRNLKYWKIDPDEFPLEQAPKPAEPPKLRNPKYWKLDPEEEKLYKLEEAKKTEQIKSVPQKGKRNPKYWKFDPDEETKEVNVEKSSTIDSTLKQDVNQIFKGTKKRNPKYWKFDPDEYEDEIKKEPVVKAKRNPKYWKFDPDNELDEPNKMAKEDKTEEKAHKKNKYWKTDEQTEDIIENKEEDKSKQNKYKKVDESNEDIKKIDQKEEEKPKKNKYWKAEEVENIIPKEVITPEEPIAKKNKYWKTEETEKPKEVKDEDITIKKNKYWKTEEKPVDPVKEKLIETQRTMYWKLDEEVKPSKWEKDTKNEKIKTTGDEVTIEEYIPEEDLTMDEVVPKNLRNKSHIKQTLKIGENTAQYDSFLSKVVDTTLKELKKVYEVAIKPLEMTFKYRDLSNRHFGEPEIFSKPLILFMGPWSGGKSSIVNYLLDIEHSQFALRTGAEPSPAYFNIMMYNNREAILDGTQLAADWTFSGLQKFGQGLLDKLRGLKLPHPLLEKVNIVEIPGILEMRKHVDRVFPFNDVCQWFIDRADMIFLVYDPAKLDVGPETEAILDQLKGREYQTRILLNKADKIRAEELMRIQGTLIWNISPLMSSAEPPVIYSVSLWSNPYEIGSPAKLLHSQELSFLKDIRSAIDRRVENKIASARRFAVRVRNHAKMVDCYLTTYYNHKSFFANRKTVSDDIIENPQNYHIYEGLSTLTNISRYDLPDPDVYRDFFRLNPVYEFKRLSDTCTYFRGCPINKLDMAIAYDLPDLIGQYKRQEEQLVVETP, encoded by the exons ATGGATCTTAGATGGATTTTGATTATCGCCCTGCTTAGCGTCAGAG ATACATTTTGTGAAACTTTTGCCAGTGTACCATCGGCGTCTATAGCTCCATCGGAGGTGGACTGTCAACCATACGTAGAGAAAGCCATCAAAGAATTAGTTACTCCAGAACCTATTG GAAGTACAGGACGCGACCAAAACATTCAAAATGAAAGCCCCACAAGTGGAAGCACTCCAAATGATGATGTTACAGGCTCGAGTTCTCAAGATGGTAATTCTCCGGATGATAGCGGACAGAGTACACCACCCGAAccg gaaaaGTTCGAAAAAGAAGAAGAAACAACCAGAAACgaagtaaatttaaatgaaagcgTTAGTGCAataaatgaaattgaaaatcatGATAATGGAATAATCGAAGCTGAAGAAATCAGTACAAATGAAACAACAGAAAATAATCAAGCACATAAAGTTGAAGAGGAAGATAGTGAGATTGAAATTGTTAATGAAGAAGAGGAAAATCtggaaaataatagtttaaacgtCGTAGAAAATGAAGTAATAGAACCTAAAGAAgaaattgtacctattattttagacAAAGATGTAGTTAACAATAAcgttgaaattataattgatattgaagacattaaaattaataatgctaACAAAATAGTAGAACCTAGTGTGACTAAGATACAAGTACAAGAAACAATAGAAACTACTAATGCAAACATAAAAACAGAAACccctaaacaattatttaaaggaACAAAAAAGAGGAACCCAAAATATTGGAAATTTGATCCAGATGACGAACCTGAAAATACTGTTCCAATTGTAAAACCAAAACCAAAaagaaatctaaaatattggaaaattgaTCCCGATGAATTTCCACTTGAACAAGCACCAAAACCAGCCGAACCTCCGAAATTACGTAATCCTAAATATTGGAAGCTCGATCCTGAAGAAGAAAAGTTGTACAAGTTAGAGGAAGCTAAAAAGACTGAACAAATAAAATCAGTTCCTCAGAAAGGTAAAAGAAATCCTAAGTATTGGAAATTTGATCCAGATGAAGAGACAAAAGAAGTAAACGTCGAAAAATCTTCGACTATTGATAGTACGTTAAAACAAGATgtaaatcaaattttcaaagGAACAAAAAAACGGAATCCGAAATATTGGAAATTTGACCCAGATGAATATgaagatgaaataaaaaaagagcCAGTAGTTAAAGCTAAGCGAAACCCTAAATACTGGAAATTCGATCCCGACAATGAACTTGATGAACCTAACAAAATGGCTAAAGAAGATAAAACAGAAGAAAaagctcataaaaaaaataaatattggaaaACAGATGAACAAACTGAAgacataatagaaaataaagaaGAAGACAAATCAAAACAGAACAAATATAAGAAAGTAGACGAATCTAatgaagatataaaaaaaatagatcaaaAAGAAGAAGAGAAaccaaaaaagaataaatactgGAAAGCAGAGgaagttgaaaatataatacccaAAGAAGTAATTACACCAGAAGAACCAAtcgctaaaaaaaataaatattggaagACAGAAGAAACAGAAAAACCAAAGGAAGTGAAAGATGaagatataacaattaaaaaaaataaatattggaaaACAGAAGAAAAACCCGTTGATCcagtaaaagaaaaattaattgaaactcAAAGAACTATGTATTGGAAATTAGACGAAGAAGTAAAACCATCAAAATGGGAAAAAGAtactaaaaacgaaaaaattaaaactactggag atGAAGTCACAATTGAAGAATACATACCAGAAGAAGATTTGACAatg gATGAAGTGGTACCAAAGAATCTAAGAAATAAAAGtcatataaaacaaacattaaaaataggCGAAAACACTGCACAATATGATAGTTTTCTATCAAAAGTTGTAGATACTACATTAAAAGAACTAAAAAAAGTGTATGAAGTGGCAATCAAACCTTTGGAAATGACTTTCAAGTACCGAGATCTGAGTAACAGACATTTTggag agCCAGAAATATTCTCTAAACCACTTATTTTGTTTATGGGACCTTGGAGTGGTGGTAAATCTTCAATAGTTAATTATCTTTTGGACATTGAACATTCTCAATTTGCATTAAGAACTG GAGCGGAACCATCTCCAgcttattttaacataatgatGTACAATAATCGCGAAGCGATTCTAGACGGAACGCAATTAGCAGCAGACTGGACGTTTTCGGGTCTTCAGAAATTCGGACAAGGTTTGTTGGATAAGCTCCGTGGACTCAAGTTACCTCACCCTTTATTAGAGAag GTAAACATCGTAGAGATACCCGGAATATTAGAAATGCGTAAACACGTGGACCGGGTATTCCCGTTCAACGATGTGTGTCAGTGGTTCATCGACAGGGCCGATATGATATTCTTAGTGTACGACCCGGCGAAATTGGACGTAGGCCCGGAAACCGAAGCAATATTGGACCAACTTAAAGGCAGAGAATATCAG ACAAGGATATTGCTAAATAAGGCTGATAAAATTCGTGCTGAAGAACTGATGCGCATACAGGGAACGCTCATATGGAACATAAGTCCGCTCATGTCCAGTGCCGAGCCTCCAGTCATTTATTCGGTGTCATTATGGTCAAACCCGTACGAAATCGGGTCTCCGGCCAAGCTACTTCACTCACAAGAACTATCATTCTTGAAGGACATCCGTTCGGCAATCGACAGACGTGTTGAAAACAAAATAGCCAGTGCTCGGCGATTCGcg GTGAGGGTGCGAAACCACGCTAAGATGGTTGACTGTTACTTGACCACGTATTACAACCACAAGTCGTTCTTCGCGAACCGGAAGACCGTCAGCGACGACATCATTGAGAATCCACAAAACTATCACATCTACGAGGGCCTGAGCACGCTGACTAACATATCGAGATACGATCTGCCTGATCCGGACGTGTACCGAGACTTCTTCCGGCTTAACCCTGTGTATGAGTTTAAGCGGCTGTCCGATACATGTACGTACTTCCGAGGTTGTCCGATCAACAAACTGGACATGGCCATTGCCTACGATCTGCCCGACCTGATCGGTCAATACAAAAGACAAGAAGAGCAACTGGTGGTGGAGACGCCGTGA
- the LOC132919471 gene encoding golgin subfamily A member 6-like protein 24 isoform X2, translating to MDLRWILIIALLSVRGSVSYSGSTGRDQNIQNESPTSGSTPNDDVTGSSSQDGNSPDDSGQSTPPEPEKFEKEEETTRNEVNLNESVSAINEIENHDNGIIEAEEISTNETTENNQAHKVEEEDSEIEIVNEEEENLENNSLNVVENEVIEPKEEIVPIILDKDVVNNNVEIIIDIEDIKINNANKIVEPSVTKIQVQETIETTNANIKTETPKQLFKGTKKRNPKYWKFDPDDEPENTVPIVKPKPKRNLKYWKIDPDEFPLEQAPKPAEPPKLRNPKYWKLDPEEEKLYKLEEAKKTEQIKSVPQKGKRNPKYWKFDPDEETKEVNVEKSSTIDSTLKQDVNQIFKGTKKRNPKYWKFDPDEYEDEIKKEPVVKAKRNPKYWKFDPDNELDEPNKMAKEDKTEEKAHKKNKYWKTDEQTEDIIENKEEDKSKQNKYKKVDESNEDIKKIDQKEEEKPKKNKYWKAEEVENIIPKEVITPEEPIAKKNKYWKTEETEKPKEVKDEDITIKKNKYWKTEEKPVDPVKEKLIETQRTMYWKLDEEVKPSKWEKDTKNEKIKTTGDEVTIEEYIPEEDLTMDEVVPKNLRNKSHIKQTLKIGENTAQYDSFLSKVVDTTLKELKKVYEVAIKPLEMTFKYRDLSNRHFGEPEIFSKPLILFMGPWSGGKSSIVNYLLDIEHSQFALRTGAEPSPAYFNIMMYNNREAILDGTQLAADWTFSGLQKFGQGLLDKLRGLKLPHPLLEKVNIVEIPGILEMRKHVDRVFPFNDVCQWFIDRADMIFLVYDPAKLDVGPETEAILDQLKGREYQTRILLNKADKIRAEELMRIQGTLIWNISPLMSSAEPPVIYSVSLWSNPYEIGSPAKLLHSQELSFLKDIRSAIDRRVENKIASARRFAVRVRNHAKMVDCYLTTYYNHKSFFANRKTVSDDIIENPQNYHIYEGLSTLTNISRYDLPDPDVYRDFFRLNPVYEFKRLSDTCTYFRGCPINKLDMAIAYDLPDLIGQYKRQEEQLVVETP from the exons ATGGATCTTAGATGGATTTTGATTATCGCCCTGCTTAGCGTCAGAG GAAGTGTATCATATTCAGGAAGTACAGGACGCGACCAAAACATTCAAAATGAAAGCCCCACAAGTGGAAGCACTCCAAATGATGATGTTACAGGCTCGAGTTCTCAAGATGGTAATTCTCCGGATGATAGCGGACAGAGTACACCACCCGAAccg gaaaaGTTCGAAAAAGAAGAAGAAACAACCAGAAACgaagtaaatttaaatgaaagcgTTAGTGCAataaatgaaattgaaaatcatGATAATGGAATAATCGAAGCTGAAGAAATCAGTACAAATGAAACAACAGAAAATAATCAAGCACATAAAGTTGAAGAGGAAGATAGTGAGATTGAAATTGTTAATGAAGAAGAGGAAAATCtggaaaataatagtttaaacgtCGTAGAAAATGAAGTAATAGAACCTAAAGAAgaaattgtacctattattttagacAAAGATGTAGTTAACAATAAcgttgaaattataattgatattgaagacattaaaattaataatgctaACAAAATAGTAGAACCTAGTGTGACTAAGATACAAGTACAAGAAACAATAGAAACTACTAATGCAAACATAAAAACAGAAACccctaaacaattatttaaaggaACAAAAAAGAGGAACCCAAAATATTGGAAATTTGATCCAGATGACGAACCTGAAAATACTGTTCCAATTGTAAAACCAAAACCAAAaagaaatctaaaatattggaaaattgaTCCCGATGAATTTCCACTTGAACAAGCACCAAAACCAGCCGAACCTCCGAAATTACGTAATCCTAAATATTGGAAGCTCGATCCTGAAGAAGAAAAGTTGTACAAGTTAGAGGAAGCTAAAAAGACTGAACAAATAAAATCAGTTCCTCAGAAAGGTAAAAGAAATCCTAAGTATTGGAAATTTGATCCAGATGAAGAGACAAAAGAAGTAAACGTCGAAAAATCTTCGACTATTGATAGTACGTTAAAACAAGATgtaaatcaaattttcaaagGAACAAAAAAACGGAATCCGAAATATTGGAAATTTGACCCAGATGAATATgaagatgaaataaaaaaagagcCAGTAGTTAAAGCTAAGCGAAACCCTAAATACTGGAAATTCGATCCCGACAATGAACTTGATGAACCTAACAAAATGGCTAAAGAAGATAAAACAGAAGAAAaagctcataaaaaaaataaatattggaaaACAGATGAACAAACTGAAgacataatagaaaataaagaaGAAGACAAATCAAAACAGAACAAATATAAGAAAGTAGACGAATCTAatgaagatataaaaaaaatagatcaaaAAGAAGAAGAGAAaccaaaaaagaataaatactgGAAAGCAGAGgaagttgaaaatataatacccaAAGAAGTAATTACACCAGAAGAACCAAtcgctaaaaaaaataaatattggaagACAGAAGAAACAGAAAAACCAAAGGAAGTGAAAGATGaagatataacaattaaaaaaaataaatattggaaaACAGAAGAAAAACCCGTTGATCcagtaaaagaaaaattaattgaaactcAAAGAACTATGTATTGGAAATTAGACGAAGAAGTAAAACCATCAAAATGGGAAAAAGAtactaaaaacgaaaaaattaaaactactggag atGAAGTCACAATTGAAGAATACATACCAGAAGAAGATTTGACAatg gATGAAGTGGTACCAAAGAATCTAAGAAATAAAAGtcatataaaacaaacattaaaaataggCGAAAACACTGCACAATATGATAGTTTTCTATCAAAAGTTGTAGATACTACATTAAAAGAACTAAAAAAAGTGTATGAAGTGGCAATCAAACCTTTGGAAATGACTTTCAAGTACCGAGATCTGAGTAACAGACATTTTggag agCCAGAAATATTCTCTAAACCACTTATTTTGTTTATGGGACCTTGGAGTGGTGGTAAATCTTCAATAGTTAATTATCTTTTGGACATTGAACATTCTCAATTTGCATTAAGAACTG GAGCGGAACCATCTCCAgcttattttaacataatgatGTACAATAATCGCGAAGCGATTCTAGACGGAACGCAATTAGCAGCAGACTGGACGTTTTCGGGTCTTCAGAAATTCGGACAAGGTTTGTTGGATAAGCTCCGTGGACTCAAGTTACCTCACCCTTTATTAGAGAag GTAAACATCGTAGAGATACCCGGAATATTAGAAATGCGTAAACACGTGGACCGGGTATTCCCGTTCAACGATGTGTGTCAGTGGTTCATCGACAGGGCCGATATGATATTCTTAGTGTACGACCCGGCGAAATTGGACGTAGGCCCGGAAACCGAAGCAATATTGGACCAACTTAAAGGCAGAGAATATCAG ACAAGGATATTGCTAAATAAGGCTGATAAAATTCGTGCTGAAGAACTGATGCGCATACAGGGAACGCTCATATGGAACATAAGTCCGCTCATGTCCAGTGCCGAGCCTCCAGTCATTTATTCGGTGTCATTATGGTCAAACCCGTACGAAATCGGGTCTCCGGCCAAGCTACTTCACTCACAAGAACTATCATTCTTGAAGGACATCCGTTCGGCAATCGACAGACGTGTTGAAAACAAAATAGCCAGTGCTCGGCGATTCGcg GTGAGGGTGCGAAACCACGCTAAGATGGTTGACTGTTACTTGACCACGTATTACAACCACAAGTCGTTCTTCGCGAACCGGAAGACCGTCAGCGACGACATCATTGAGAATCCACAAAACTATCACATCTACGAGGGCCTGAGCACGCTGACTAACATATCGAGATACGATCTGCCTGATCCGGACGTGTACCGAGACTTCTTCCGGCTTAACCCTGTGTATGAGTTTAAGCGGCTGTCCGATACATGTACGTACTTCCGAGGTTGTCCGATCAACAAACTGGACATGGCCATTGCCTACGATCTGCCCGACCTGATCGGTCAATACAAAAGACAAGAAGAGCAACTGGTGGTGGAGACGCCGTGA
- the LOC132919471 gene encoding golgin subfamily A member 6-like protein 24 isoform X3 has translation MDLRWILIIALLSVRGSTGRDQNIQNESPTSGSTPNDDVTGSSSQDGNSPDDSGQSTPPEPEKFEKEEETTRNEVNLNESVSAINEIENHDNGIIEAEEISTNETTENNQAHKVEEEDSEIEIVNEEEENLENNSLNVVENEVIEPKEEIVPIILDKDVVNNNVEIIIDIEDIKINNANKIVEPSVTKIQVQETIETTNANIKTETPKQLFKGTKKRNPKYWKFDPDDEPENTVPIVKPKPKRNLKYWKIDPDEFPLEQAPKPAEPPKLRNPKYWKLDPEEEKLYKLEEAKKTEQIKSVPQKGKRNPKYWKFDPDEETKEVNVEKSSTIDSTLKQDVNQIFKGTKKRNPKYWKFDPDEYEDEIKKEPVVKAKRNPKYWKFDPDNELDEPNKMAKEDKTEEKAHKKNKYWKTDEQTEDIIENKEEDKSKQNKYKKVDESNEDIKKIDQKEEEKPKKNKYWKAEEVENIIPKEVITPEEPIAKKNKYWKTEETEKPKEVKDEDITIKKNKYWKTEEKPVDPVKEKLIETQRTMYWKLDEEVKPSKWEKDTKNEKIKTTGDEVTIEEYIPEEDLTMDEVVPKNLRNKSHIKQTLKIGENTAQYDSFLSKVVDTTLKELKKVYEVAIKPLEMTFKYRDLSNRHFGEPEIFSKPLILFMGPWSGGKSSIVNYLLDIEHSQFALRTGAEPSPAYFNIMMYNNREAILDGTQLAADWTFSGLQKFGQGLLDKLRGLKLPHPLLEKVNIVEIPGILEMRKHVDRVFPFNDVCQWFIDRADMIFLVYDPAKLDVGPETEAILDQLKGREYQTRILLNKADKIRAEELMRIQGTLIWNISPLMSSAEPPVIYSVSLWSNPYEIGSPAKLLHSQELSFLKDIRSAIDRRVENKIASARRFAVRVRNHAKMVDCYLTTYYNHKSFFANRKTVSDDIIENPQNYHIYEGLSTLTNISRYDLPDPDVYRDFFRLNPVYEFKRLSDTCTYFRGCPINKLDMAIAYDLPDLIGQYKRQEEQLVVETP, from the exons ATGGATCTTAGATGGATTTTGATTATCGCCCTGCTTAGCGTCAGAG GAAGTACAGGACGCGACCAAAACATTCAAAATGAAAGCCCCACAAGTGGAAGCACTCCAAATGATGATGTTACAGGCTCGAGTTCTCAAGATGGTAATTCTCCGGATGATAGCGGACAGAGTACACCACCCGAAccg gaaaaGTTCGAAAAAGAAGAAGAAACAACCAGAAACgaagtaaatttaaatgaaagcgTTAGTGCAataaatgaaattgaaaatcatGATAATGGAATAATCGAAGCTGAAGAAATCAGTACAAATGAAACAACAGAAAATAATCAAGCACATAAAGTTGAAGAGGAAGATAGTGAGATTGAAATTGTTAATGAAGAAGAGGAAAATCtggaaaataatagtttaaacgtCGTAGAAAATGAAGTAATAGAACCTAAAGAAgaaattgtacctattattttagacAAAGATGTAGTTAACAATAAcgttgaaattataattgatattgaagacattaaaattaataatgctaACAAAATAGTAGAACCTAGTGTGACTAAGATACAAGTACAAGAAACAATAGAAACTACTAATGCAAACATAAAAACAGAAACccctaaacaattatttaaaggaACAAAAAAGAGGAACCCAAAATATTGGAAATTTGATCCAGATGACGAACCTGAAAATACTGTTCCAATTGTAAAACCAAAACCAAAaagaaatctaaaatattggaaaattgaTCCCGATGAATTTCCACTTGAACAAGCACCAAAACCAGCCGAACCTCCGAAATTACGTAATCCTAAATATTGGAAGCTCGATCCTGAAGAAGAAAAGTTGTACAAGTTAGAGGAAGCTAAAAAGACTGAACAAATAAAATCAGTTCCTCAGAAAGGTAAAAGAAATCCTAAGTATTGGAAATTTGATCCAGATGAAGAGACAAAAGAAGTAAACGTCGAAAAATCTTCGACTATTGATAGTACGTTAAAACAAGATgtaaatcaaattttcaaagGAACAAAAAAACGGAATCCGAAATATTGGAAATTTGACCCAGATGAATATgaagatgaaataaaaaaagagcCAGTAGTTAAAGCTAAGCGAAACCCTAAATACTGGAAATTCGATCCCGACAATGAACTTGATGAACCTAACAAAATGGCTAAAGAAGATAAAACAGAAGAAAaagctcataaaaaaaataaatattggaaaACAGATGAACAAACTGAAgacataatagaaaataaagaaGAAGACAAATCAAAACAGAACAAATATAAGAAAGTAGACGAATCTAatgaagatataaaaaaaatagatcaaaAAGAAGAAGAGAAaccaaaaaagaataaatactgGAAAGCAGAGgaagttgaaaatataatacccaAAGAAGTAATTACACCAGAAGAACCAAtcgctaaaaaaaataaatattggaagACAGAAGAAACAGAAAAACCAAAGGAAGTGAAAGATGaagatataacaattaaaaaaaataaatattggaaaACAGAAGAAAAACCCGTTGATCcagtaaaagaaaaattaattgaaactcAAAGAACTATGTATTGGAAATTAGACGAAGAAGTAAAACCATCAAAATGGGAAAAAGAtactaaaaacgaaaaaattaaaactactggag atGAAGTCACAATTGAAGAATACATACCAGAAGAAGATTTGACAatg gATGAAGTGGTACCAAAGAATCTAAGAAATAAAAGtcatataaaacaaacattaaaaataggCGAAAACACTGCACAATATGATAGTTTTCTATCAAAAGTTGTAGATACTACATTAAAAGAACTAAAAAAAGTGTATGAAGTGGCAATCAAACCTTTGGAAATGACTTTCAAGTACCGAGATCTGAGTAACAGACATTTTggag agCCAGAAATATTCTCTAAACCACTTATTTTGTTTATGGGACCTTGGAGTGGTGGTAAATCTTCAATAGTTAATTATCTTTTGGACATTGAACATTCTCAATTTGCATTAAGAACTG GAGCGGAACCATCTCCAgcttattttaacataatgatGTACAATAATCGCGAAGCGATTCTAGACGGAACGCAATTAGCAGCAGACTGGACGTTTTCGGGTCTTCAGAAATTCGGACAAGGTTTGTTGGATAAGCTCCGTGGACTCAAGTTACCTCACCCTTTATTAGAGAag GTAAACATCGTAGAGATACCCGGAATATTAGAAATGCGTAAACACGTGGACCGGGTATTCCCGTTCAACGATGTGTGTCAGTGGTTCATCGACAGGGCCGATATGATATTCTTAGTGTACGACCCGGCGAAATTGGACGTAGGCCCGGAAACCGAAGCAATATTGGACCAACTTAAAGGCAGAGAATATCAG ACAAGGATATTGCTAAATAAGGCTGATAAAATTCGTGCTGAAGAACTGATGCGCATACAGGGAACGCTCATATGGAACATAAGTCCGCTCATGTCCAGTGCCGAGCCTCCAGTCATTTATTCGGTGTCATTATGGTCAAACCCGTACGAAATCGGGTCTCCGGCCAAGCTACTTCACTCACAAGAACTATCATTCTTGAAGGACATCCGTTCGGCAATCGACAGACGTGTTGAAAACAAAATAGCCAGTGCTCGGCGATTCGcg GTGAGGGTGCGAAACCACGCTAAGATGGTTGACTGTTACTTGACCACGTATTACAACCACAAGTCGTTCTTCGCGAACCGGAAGACCGTCAGCGACGACATCATTGAGAATCCACAAAACTATCACATCTACGAGGGCCTGAGCACGCTGACTAACATATCGAGATACGATCTGCCTGATCCGGACGTGTACCGAGACTTCTTCCGGCTTAACCCTGTGTATGAGTTTAAGCGGCTGTCCGATACATGTACGTACTTCCGAGGTTGTCCGATCAACAAACTGGACATGGCCATTGCCTACGATCTGCCCGACCTGATCGGTCAATACAAAAGACAAGAAGAGCAACTGGTGGTGGAGACGCCGTGA